Below is a genomic region from Gopherus flavomarginatus isolate rGopFla2 chromosome 9, rGopFla2.mat.asm, whole genome shotgun sequence.
CCAGCATCCCTTTCTCCCAGAAGCTTGGCCTGTTCTCCAAGACAGAGCCGGGCTGGGAGCGTCGGTCCATCATCTTTGGGGAGACTGACAAGAGCAGCCTCCTGACTCGTCCTGTTCTGGGAGCCAGCATCCGCCAGTCATCCACCATGCCAGGGAGCCTCTCCAGCGCCAGCGCCAGCCCCAAGCAACGGCCCCAACTCCACTTCATCCTGTTCTACTCCCAGCCTGAGGCCACGCTCACTGTGACGGTGATCAGCGTGTCCCACCTGCCCAAGAGCTTTCGAAGCAGCCGGGACTCCTATGTCAAAGTGTACCTGCTCCCCAAGTTCATCGAGCCCCAGCGCACAGCTGTGCGCAGGAAGAGCCTCAACCCCGAGTTCCGAGAGCAGTTCCAGTTCGGCCGCTACCacctggaggagctgaggggcttCACCCTGCGCTTCGCTGTCTATGTGAAGGAGTTTCGCAGCTTCAGGGACTCCTTTATTGGGGAAGTGATGTTCCCGTGTGCCCAGGTTACTTGGAACACCGAGGCGGCCTCCAGCTACACCCGGGAGCTGTCagccaccaaaaccaaactcaaaaaGGTCAGGACTGGGTCACTGAACTAATTGTACCCAGTGGGGATAGTGCTGGCTGAGGTCCCGAGGGCCCCAGAGACTTAAAGGTCCACCCGTACGGATGCAAGGGGAGGACTTTTTCATTACAGAACCTCTGTGTCATTCAGTGGAATTCCCCTCACAGGGCAAGTGAGGACTGGGTGTAACACCACTTCCCTCTGCTAGATGGGATACCAGACCCGCTCATGTCTGATCATGCATCCTGTAAGGGCCACAGGTCCAAAAAGATCCTCCTTTAGCTCAGAGTGAAGCAAAGTCAGCCTTAGCTGGAAGGAGAGCAGCTGGGTGGGAGGGCATATGTGATGGGGGTAAGTGGGTGGGAAATCCTTTGGCTGTGGTAAGAATGTGAAGAACTTTCCATCCTGAAGCTCCTGGATGGGCCTGACCTTTGTTTCTGTCTCAGTGGCTGCTAGGTGccctggaggctggggggaggaggtgagatTGGTGGGTGTTTCATTGTCTCCTGCTGTCCATGTTGTTTCAGTGTCTCAGCACTCAGGACATGAGCTACGGAGCTGCGTGCTCCCAGTCCACGTCCCTGGGCCAGCTCTTCATTCTTCTCCAGTACCAGGTTCTGGCCAATCGTATCAAGGTGCTGGTCCGCAAGGCAGAGAATCTGGGCCGGCTCACCCGCATGCCAGGGACACCAGGTAGGGAGGTGCAGAGGGAACCCCTCCAACAAGGCTGAGGGGCAGACCAGGTTCAATAGGCCTCGGCAGCAGGAAGGACTTTGGTGGCACCGGTAATAGTATTCCTGTTGTAGAACATACAGCTGTGTCATTTAAAAGTCCCCAGGATCtgctatggcacatgtgccgctTAGTTACAGACCCCTTGGACCATGGAGTCTGGGCATCTCTGCTATAGGCCCTATCAGCCCCCCACCCAATGGCCTGTACAGCACACACTTAACCCTATGAGGAGCATGCCCATGGCCACACCCCTGGGACCATGGTTAGAATGAAGATATTTTCAGGACAGGGAAAATGTGGGCTAAAGTGAGGGATCCAGAATGGGGGGGATCACAGTTGTGCGATTTCCAATTTTCCTCGCAGAGGTGacacatgggggcaggggggcatgaGGGGACACATGCCCCCCTATTTGCTCCTTGGCTtctactgggcatgctcagtaAAACTGCTGAAGCCGactgccctccctctcccccacccccttattGGCAGGCACGGGTCCTCTCTGCCCTTTGTTCTAACCCTTCTTTGCGTCCCACTTTCCCAAGCCCAGCAGTGGCAGATCCCGTCACCTTCCTGGGAGCAGGGGTAGAAGGGCTGTGACTCCTCTAGCCAGGCCAATGctgtaggctgctagggaagagagtAGCTGGCTCAGACGCCTTCTCTTGTTTAAATGACCTTCCAAGCCCCAGGGCCCTCTGACCAGCTCTTATAGGAGTGTCCAGTGCTTCAAAGCTCTCTCCATTCTGTCCCGGTAGCTCCCCAGGGCCTGACGCAGAGCTTCTGGGAGACAGGACTCACCTGTTCAGCCGCCTCTAACTTACCTCCTCATGAGCCTCGCTGAGTCCAAGCAAACCTGGGTCTGTTCACAGCAGACCCCGTGTGCTGTTGCCAGTCTCCTTATTCTCCTATTCCATTCCCAGACCACTACGTTGTCATTCACTTTTACTATGACGGGCGAGTCATGGACACGAAGGAGACCAAGTCCATAGCCGGCTACAACCCCGTGTGGAACACGCCTTTCCTCTTCAGCGTCCCTGCAGGAGACatccaggagcagcagctgtgCCTGGAGTTCACTGTCATGCAGGTTGGAGGGACAGGAGCGGGAGTGGGAACCTGTGTGCATCAGATGGTGTATTAGCATGCTGCAGGGCATAAGGGTGGGGGCAGTATTTATCAGTGTAGGCACCGATTCCTTCCAGAGCAGGCAGGTGACAGTGGAGCATTTGCAGGGACAGGCTGGTAAGCAGGTGGTGACATATGCAAGGAGGTTTGTTGGAGCCAGGTGGTTTGATGCTCGGGGGCATTGGTACCAGTAGGCACTCAGTGCCCTGGGGAAGTGTTTTTACTGTGGGAAGGTTGGCTcctataatatatggagatatacctacttatctcctagaactgggagggaccctgaaaggtcattgagtccagcctcctgccttcactagcaggaccaagtattgaatTTGCCCTAGGTCCCTAAGTGgggccctcaaggattgaactcacaagcctgggtttagcaggccaatgctcaaaccactgagctatccctccttgaGCTAGCTATCTGTCCCTCCTCAGTGGAATGTTAAGGGGTTTGTCCAAGGCAGCTGGCACTTGTAGGGGGTTGGCACATGGTGGCATTTGGAAGGGGCTATGGCGGGTGTTGGCACAGGTGATATTGGCGGAGGAGGTGCTGGGACTTGTTGCTGTCAAGGGGCTGTCAGAATGGGATGGCATTtccaggggaggggctgtttgCTGAGCCTTCTGGCtgcttctcccattgactcctccctgcctcatgctgtctttccccttcctccccaaaggCTCGTCTCTATACGCGCAGCTGCATCCTGGGCCGAGTGCTGATTGGGCCCCACGCCCCAGAGGCAGGGCTGCTTCACTGGAAGGAGATGTGCTGCCGAGGGCACATGGAATCCGCGCGGTGGCATGTGATTCAGCCGGATGTTTTCAGTCTCTCCCCTTGACGTTCCCTATGGTCAGTCAGCAGGTAACTCATTGGAGCTGGTCAGTCGGAGCAGGATGTGGAAATCAGTGCTGATGCCTGAGCGGGTGATTCCCGCTGGCTGTGTGGCTGGGTTGAAGAACTGCAGTCATGTCAGAAGTATCGTCTCCTACGTGGTGCGAGTCTGCTCTGTGCTGCCCTGGATGGCCCCGAGGCCACCAAGAGAGGGGAGCAGCAAGCAACTTGAAGCCAAGCCAGAGACTTTCCTTGTTAAGTATCTTAGGTAGAGAGCATGTGTCTGCAATTAAAGGGAAAGAACCTCGCTGtcagctcctggctgctgctgggacatTGGCCCAGGGAAGGGAGCACTGGCCGCAGCAGTGAAAGGAGGGCAGGAGGTGGGCACAGGAACATGAGATGTGGAAAGGAGCAGAGGGAAGTGGGAgcatggagaggagaggaaagagtaTGGACAGATGGAAGGAGGAAGCTTCATGTGTTCCAGACTTGCTCAGGAGGATTCCAGGCTGGCACGTCAACAAAGTGAGTTGTCCCCAATCCCCAAACCAAGACAGTAACCAGTGATCAAATTTAAGACAGCCTTGGAGGTCCTGACCCACATCCAGCCTGAGGATAACCAGGTGCaacaccattgacttcactgtagTTATGATGACCACTTACCCCATGCTTGATGCTCTTGTGAAGTCAGTAGAATTACACCTGCTTTGGGCTGGGTGTGGCCCCTGCTGCATTTTTGTGAATTCTGCTCAGCATAACATGGACGATCAATGCTGCAGTCAGAACAACCTCCAGTCTGTTCCAGTCCACTCGTAGAGAACGGCCAGATCACACATGGATGAAATGTCAGCATTGATTCCTAGATCTCTGTGTAAGAAAGCCCAAGCTAGCTGTACTGTGTCGAGCACTGATCTGTGGGGTCCCTGTGAAGGAGGAACCCATGTGCCTTGAGGATGGGCAAGGAAGAGGTCACGGAAGGGCTGGAAGGCCATTTTCCCTATCCCCAACTTCCTGCATAAAATACCAGATTCCATCCCATTCTCCCACCTCATTGTTTTATAATGGAGTGTCGAACTGTTGCACGTCTCACCTTGGAGCCGCCCTGGGATGCATCCCTCTGGTGCATAATCCTCCCTGCTTTACTTGGACCTACAGTTCTGGAGttcagagctgctgctggaggagcaggTCTACAAGGTGAAAAAAGGAAGATTGCAGGGATGAGGTCCAGCAGGCGGATCCAGGAGAGCCCAGCGTCCTGCGATTCCGCTGATGTCACTGAACCTTCGGAGGGATTCCCTTGTTAAGCCATGGTCCCCCTTCCAGCACAACACTGAGGTAATGCTGGCAGTGCTGGCTTGGCATAGAGCAGCCGCAGCTTGCTGGCCTGTTACTGCCAATGCAGTCGTAGTTTTATGTCTATTCCAATGGCCAACCCATCACCCCAACATCTCTTCATTCAGATCCTCTTATCAAATCTGCAACCATAGCAGTCAGTTACTTAACACAGTCCCCAGTCAATGAAaacaccccctcacccccagggtAATAGGTAAGGTAATAGCCtggaaacttatttttaaaacacagcaGCTTTCCATAAAGGCTAGGTGGTCTCCCAAGATGCCAGACAGGAAGTGAGCCATCACTATAGTGCAGGGCCCAGGCCTGCAGCCTCACATCTGGTTGCTGGCTCAGACCTTTGTGTTTTCCATCCACTTTGTCccctttaaacaaataaaaggaatttgTTCTGAAAGTGTGTTGCTGCCTCCGTGATGTCATTCCTGCCATGCGACTGTACTGATGACAAAACAATATTAACAGggtttccctgggctttggttATTAAAATCCCAAGTCTCGCTAGTGAATGGTGCCGTTAAATAATCCGGATTGTTGGTTGTGTTGGGGGAGGTATATGTACATGGACTGtaggtgtgtgtgtacacacagagGAGTGGCCGTTGTGTAGTTGCAGCACTGCTGTCTCCTAACTGGATTTAGAACCTGTGTGTCATAGGCTCTCTATTATTATAAGTCACCTTTAACTCCCGTGGCCTATGCTGTGGTGTGGGAGTTCCAGCCCTGCCATCACTGCAGGTCCAAATGGCCATGGTTCATGGGCCGGGGGAAATGGTGTTCTTGTGCCACATCTGGCCTGCCTGAGACAGGCCCACGTTGGCAACCTTGTGAGAAGGGCAGAATGCGAAGATATTGAAGCTGAGGCACAAGGTGTTTCATTCCCTTCCAATTGCTGTTGCTTTTACACTGAAGGGGCCGAGATGCGGCGGCGACGGGTGGCAGGATAAACCCCTAACAGCAAACGAATCACAGGGCACTAACTGTGAGATGTTGAGCTGCGGTGTGTCCCCATCTGGAAAAGGAAGCCAACTTGCCTCTCCTCATACACCAAACACTGGGGAGCCTACCTGCACCCTCAGCACAGCAATGGGCTGAACCAGAACCTGGCTCTGATCCCTAGACCTAGAACTCCAGCCTGAAAGGCTCCCTTGCTATTAGCCTCTCGGCCATCTTCCAGCCAGCCTTGATGCCCAGCCTCCCGTCCCTGGGGGTGCAGCAGAAGAACAGTCTGAGGCAGCAGAGCACATTCCAGTCCTTTATGGAAGACAGACACATTATCCACACAGAAAGCAGAATAGTGAGAGTGGGGATTCGCTCCCACCCCAGAAATCAGCTGCGGGGATAGCGATCGGTGCCCGATGCCAAGGGGTTTTCACAGCAAGCACAGGGCAGCAcggagagctgggggagaggatcaAGGCCTGCTCCAGAGGGCATCAGGCCTTCACAAAAATCAAATCCATCTGTGACTATGCTGACAATCCTTAGCTGCCCACCACTGAACCCCACTTCCCTGGGAAACCCAAACACTGCCAGTGGggcacctgccccctccaccaacTCTTCCAGCTCTTTggaagggctgcagcagcacagcggTGAGCAGTAAGGGAGATCTGGCTTACAGTGCAAAAGGTCGGCCCATCCGGTGATCACTGCCTGATGACTCTGAAGGCAGGGCTGCTAGGGACGAGGGAACTGGAGGCAGAGAGCTACGAGGGCCTGCTCTGCTACCTGTTCCTCAGTGCAGCAGCTGAGCAGTGCAGCTGGTGTAGCTTGAGGTACTCTATCTAAGGCCTTCTCTCCCTCAGGAGGTTGAGCTtccagggaaggagaagcagctCTCTATCTCGGGGGGAACAGAAGAGGCCCAGCCTATGTAGAAGATCACCtaaagctctgggctggggcctggctgGGCTCTGCTCCTCTGGCACCAAGGCACTTCCTAACTTCAGGGTAAAGCTCGGCTCGGCTATGCAGGAGGCAGAGCTCTCTTGGGGGCCAGCCTCAGACTGTGGGATGAACCCAAGGACCATCACAATCCTCCCTACCTTGTGGTCTAGGTGCCAGGCGCACCCCTCTGACCGTCCCTTCCCCATATAAACACAGAGCAGGGGGTATGTTTCCCAACACTTCACTGCACAGTTCTCCCCCTGAGGAGAAGACGAGCGAAAGCAAGACCTATGTGTGGCAAAAGTGAGTCAAATCCCTTAATGCATGAGCGGCAGGTGCTCAGATGCTCGGGCAAGGAGGGCAGGGGAAGAACCTGTAGCATACATCAAACCATTTGCTGCTCACAGACCACACTGGTGGCTCCCAACTCCAGGAGGCCCAGGTGCGCAGGGCGAGGCATCGAGGACTGTTGGACTTAGTTGCCCAGCTAGTGCAAGAACAGCCCCTCCCCTGTAATGCCCCCAATCTGAATTCCAACCCAAGGGGTCAGGAGACCACCTTTCCCCGCTGCCAGGGGGAAACAGCCAGTTCCAAGAGAACATGCTATGTTCATTCATTTACCAGCCAGACTCTACGGCGAACAGCTCAGAGGACAAGGAGAGGGCACAGAGCAGATCATTCAAAGCCACATGTACCCAGCCATgcaggattcatagattccaaggccagaagaggcccgttgtgatcatctagtctgacctcaacGGACAGGGTGCTTCAGCTGCCACAGCTCTCCCCTGGGGGTTCCGGGCTCACTCTGAATTTAAAGGGAGAGCCCAGTCGTTGTGCCCGGAAGGGTCTCGGCGAGAGCAGCACTGCCCCCTTGGGAGTATATGAGGACTCCTGGCTTCCAGGCTGACTCCGGGGGCTCACTGGGGAGGAGCGGGCCTCGGGGGAGGATTTGCCAGATGCTGAGGTGGAggctgggaggggcagtgtgGAAGGGGGAGACAGCTTCCCAGTCACAGAATCAGCAGGGAGCTTGCTCAGCGGTGGCGCTGGCAGTTCTGACCCTGCCTGGGACCTGTGGGACTGGCTGCCACTGCTTTCAGAACTGAAGCAACGCAGCTCGTCTCCTGCCTCGGGCAGCACCACCTGCTTGGCTAGGTACAGAGCCGCTCTGCTGTGCgaggggcagagggaggaagCATGGGGATCACCGCCAGTCAGAGGTCCAGAGCCATCGCTCCGCTGGCTCAGGCCCAACTCCAGCTCTTGCTGGCTGGAGAGCCTAGGAACCAGCAGGTCTGAGTCGCTCCTTTCCTGTCGCTGCTGCTGGAGGCTGCGGATGTCCTGGATTTGCTGCTGAAACCGCAGTTTCGCTGTTAAGAGAAGAAGAAGGAGATTGTTACTGGGCAGCTGATGATCAATTCCACTGCAAAGCTCTCAGTGGCAGTTCCTTTCAACAGCCTCAGCAAGGAGTGCTAGATCACTGGGACTAACTCCTGCTGCAATTCTGCTGAAGTCATGGGGTGGGGTTCTCGCAAGGATGGACTGTGTTCCCCCAACGGAAAACCATGAATGGTAAAGCAGAGACTCCCAATCACCTTTTCCAATCAAAGAGCCGGAAAGGGAATGGGGAACGCAATGGAATTATAAAGCAAACCAGTTACAGCTGCCAAAGGTAAGGTTGAAATTGCAGAGTATGTGTTAAGCTGCAGAACTCACTGTGGCAGGATGTTACCAAGGCAAAGGGCTGGGTAAATGCTGAAATCTAGTCTATAAAATAACAGCAGCTGGGGTCACGTACGTCATGGTAAATATATCAAAAGCTATTCATGTCCCAGCTCAAACATGCCTTCTCATCACAGCATGATATTGCATGTGTGTTGTGTACCCTGAAGGCTGCCCTGCTTTCCTCTGATGCGTCCAGAAACTAGACGCAGGATTCTAGACATGGAGGATTGTTGGATTGTTCAGAGACATGGTGATTCTCATTGTGATTCTCATGGTGATAGGCCTCAATCTAGAGAGAGACTGTCCCTCTTCATGGAGGCGttggggcccagatcctcaaagatatttaggctcctaactctcatggatttcaatgggagttaggcctttaaacatctttgaggatctggtcctgagCAACCTCAATTCCCATTAGAACCAGGTGGGATTGACAGCGCTCGGCAtctcccaggatcaggccctagactGCAGAAAGGCCTTGagctttcactttttaaatgagCAGCCTACCTTGGTCTCTGCTGGCCCCGCACCCCATTCCCGCTGCCCTGCAGTATAGCTGCAAGCAGCAGCCTGGTACCATTAAGAACAGCCTGTGCCATGGCAATGCCACCATCCTACCTTTCATCAGGTGTTCGTTCTTTTGCTGCAGTCCCTGGATCTCAGAGGCCATGGCGGAAATCTGGAAACAACACAGAGCAGCTTAGTTAGAAACCCTGCGGCGGGTACATTGCCTGGATGAACCCTTGCACATGCACATATTTTAATGGGAGGCCATGAAAATGGCAGATTCCTTAAGAGGCAGTCAGAAAATCCGATGCAGAGGGATAAAGGTGTGAAGTAGGATGCACAGAGCATGATGAGCTCTGGCAGCACATGAGCCTGGGGATCCTTCTATAATGGTGGATGGCAGAGGAGGAGTTTGCACTGATGCTCAAActgattcccagcctctggccagcttgatcagggccggctttaagaagtgcggggcccaatttgaacattttcggtggggccctggcagggatgactaaaaaaaaaaaaaaacgtgtaaaaaaaaaaaaaaagccttttatttcttccatgtattatttactttccataactgtctaaataatacaattatatattatgtacattgcatcatatatgctgttgattacTTATTAATGAccaccatttcacatgtgtgggtccctgccactccctgcgggtgtgcacatgtgtgggtcccagctgctccctgcccccctcattgaagcaggtgtgcagggttactgccctgggaactgcagggcagcagtggacatgaagccggttggaggcagggcaggggctgactagaggtagggtctagctgcaggcagggcaaggggtgcagggctggctggagacaaaggtgtgtggggtgggctggcttcaggcagggccgcagggggatgcagcaggggttgagagggctggagacagaggagttcGGAactagctggcttcaggcagggggtgcagcagggattggctggagacagggcagggggtgcggggctgggtgtgggcagggtgggcagggtgtacagggctggtgcaggcagggctgcgtgtggggctggctggctttgggcagggccacagaggtgtgtggcaggggttggctggagacagggcagggggtttggcaggggctggctgtgggcacggggtgcagagctggctgcaggtgggggggcagggctggtgcgggcagggcagggggtgcagcagaggcagctggagccctcaccctttaaatagcccccaaggctcccacaatcccagggctctgggggttattcaaagggcctggggctcccctgcttctaccccccgagaccttttaaatagccgcgggagccctggagaatacatagGGGTGgaggggctccagtggctatttaaaggactgggtggcagaggcagctggagccctggccctttaaatagcccccggagcccccgctatcccagggctttgggggctatttaaagggcccagagctcgagcggggctgcagggtaggtcttgcgctccggccggggcggcttgccccgctctggccggggctccagccggggttgCAGCgcggcttgccccgctccggccagggctccagcatGGGTcacggggcttgccctgctcaggccggggctccagctgggagagctgggctgtggggcagccccgctcccgccggcgctttggtcaggggagcggggccatggaagaccccggggtaagtaaaaaaagtttaaaaggcgCTTAAGGcccggggccctcttaggcgcggggcccgattccggggaatcggctgaatcggcctaaagccggcccagAGCTTGatcctgcctctgcagctccccactCAGTACCGAGCTTGCCCTTGAGCTGTGGGGCattccctggggcagggcaggcccaTACCATTTCCGTTTTCTCTTGCAGTTGCAGCCTGAGGCTCTGCGCTTCTTCGGTGCTGGCGGAGAAGCCCAGATCTCCTGGCACAggctgctgcttttcctttagCTCCTGTGGAGGTTTCCCGTGTGGCTTGATGGCTCCTCTTGCATTCTGCAGAAACCACATGAGAACAAAGACGATAGTGGGTTCATGGCAGATACCAGGAGTACCTGTTGGGTTCGTGGCTCGTACCTGACAGCCCTTCAGAGTCAACCGACTCCCATATTCACAGTTGCTGCCTGTGTCCCAATACCCACAAACCAGAACCAGCCTTACTGCAGTCACCTGGGTGTGAAGATGGGCTGCATGGAGCTGGACTAACGTGGGGCGGGGACGGGGCAGGCAGTTCTTACCACTTGAGGGTTCGTCACCCATTGCTCCACTGAGCACTCGTCCTTCTGGTCTCTTGACAGCTTCCTGTGCCctgactgcagctgctgcctctgtCTGAACAAGCCCTTGAGCTGTTGGAGCAGCAGAGAGTGAATTTCAGGGGCTCTACCAGCCTTCACCTCATCAGCCTAAATCCCCAGGTGCAAGAGGCTCTGTACAGTAACTAGGAAGCCTGTTCTACTTTCCATCCATTCTGGGTCCTTGGGATACCCCCACACTTTCCCAAGCTGCTTGTAGCTACCCCTGCCTTCCTGTGCCTTGCTCCAGCTAGCTGGGACACTCCATCCATCCCGGTCATCTCAAATACCCATGCAACTTCAGTCAGGGCTTTTGGCTACCTCCCCTCCATGCCCACATGTTCACGCAGCCACATGCCAGAGCCCACGCTCACACAGCTGCTCTGACAGCAGAATCCTGCCTGTGATGGCTCCCTGTCCCTGGAGTCCACCTGCCCGCTTCAGAGAAGCATAAAAACTATGATGAGGCAGACAGCCTGAGACAAAGCTGAATGCATGGTTTGTTACCTGCTCAGTCACCAACTGATGCTGCTGTTCCAGGGTCTGGCTCTTTTCCTGGGGGCTCCTTGTGACTTGGCTGGCCGTGCACGGACTCAGCCCCTGAAAAGAAACAGACCCACGTGGGCAGGGTGGAGCCATGAATGGACTCGGATCTCTCGCTCTCTTCTATTTCAGTTCCATCTCCTTGCCCCAGTGGGCGGAGGAGGTAAAAAAGACACCTTGGAGACTGTCTGGGGAAGTGGAACTATCGATCTACAGTGCAGGGATTCTGAATGGACGTGTGGTCGGAGCTTATCCCATGTCTTCCTGGAAAGGGCAATTTCTCTAGATCTCCCAGAAGGTCTCAGAACTGTCCCATCACCATGGTGTTACTAACT
It encodes:
- the LOC127058561 gene encoding synaptotagmin-5-like, with amino-acid sequence MAYMDPEHPALTLCQSIIFFCKGMIEEVVAILFLWLFIQVQLNKHQHVHLQMLLGVGLALLCFCLLLGCALCWRRNERRNKSNRKEQAPTNTLVELGPALPSQTATVPIQQQYVELEGEVLECAGNDSLDSPGAGSLPRSMLHGRASLPSIPFSQKLGLFSKTEPGWERRSIIFGETDKSSLLTRPVLGASIRQSSTMPGSLSSASASPKQRPQLHFILFYSQPEATLTVTVISVSHLPKSFRSSRDSYVKVYLLPKFIEPQRTAVRRKSLNPEFREQFQFGRYHLEELRGFTLRFAVYVKEFRSFRDSFIGEVMFPCAQVTWNTEAASSYTRELSATKTKLKKCLSTQDMSYGAACSQSTSLGQLFILLQYQVLANRIKVLVRKAENLGRLTRMPGTPDHYVVIHFYYDGRVMDTKETKSIAGYNPVWNTPFLFSVPAGDIQEQQLCLEFTVMQARLYTRSCILGRVLIGPHAPEAGLLHWKEMCCRGHMESARWHVIQPDVFSLSP